Sequence from the Oscillatoria salina IIICB1 genome:
TGTTGTTTTTCTCCAATAGAGTCGTAGACTAAGCCAAGATTGTTGAGAGTAGCCGCTTCGCCGCCTCTATTCTCCACCGCCCGGAATACGGGTAAGGCTTGGTTGAAGTAGTCTAATGCCTGTTGTTTTTCTCCCAGAGAGTTGTAGATATAGCCAAGATTGTTGAGAGTAGTAGCTTCGCCGCCCCTATCCCCCACCGCCCGGTATAGGGGTAAAGCCTGGTTGTAGTAATCTAATGCCTGTTGTTTTTCTCCAAGAGAGTCGTAAACACTGCCAAGATTGTTGAGAGTAGTCGCTTCGCCGCCTCTATCCCCCACTGCCCGAAATAGGGGTAATACTTGGTTGAAGTAGTCTAATGCTTGCTGAAATTCTCCGAGGGAGTTGTAGATAGCGCCAAGATTGTTGAGAACAGCAGCTTGGCTACTTATATCCCCCACCGCCCGTAATAGGGGTAAAGCTTGGTTGTAGTAATCTAATGCCTGTTGAAATTCTCCCAGGGAGTCGTAGACTAAGCCTATATTGTTGAGAGTAGTCGCTTCGCCGCCTCTATCCTCCACCGCCCGGTATAGGGGTAATACTTGGTTGAAGTAGTCCAATGCCTGCTGTTTTTCTCCGAGAGAGTTGTAGACACTGCCAATACCAGTGAGAGTAGTCGCTTCGCCGCCTCTATCCCCCACCGCCCGTCTTAGGGGTAAAGCTTGGTTGTAGTAATCTAATGCCTGTTGTTTTTCTCCGAGGTCGTCGTAGACACTGCCAATACCAGTGAGAGTAGTCGCTTCGCCGCCTCTATCCCCCACTGCCCGTCTTAGGGATAAAGCTTGGTTGTAGTAATCTAATGCCTGTTGTTTTTCTCCGAGGGAGTTGTAGATATAGCCAAGATTGTTGAGAGTACCAGCTTCCATCCTCCTATTCCCCACCGCGCGCAATAGGGGTAAAGCTTGGTTGAAGTAGTCTAATGCCTGTTGTTTTTCTCCGAGAGAGTTGTAGACTAAGCCTATATTGTTGAGAGTAGTCGCTTCGCCACGTCTATATTCCACTGCCCGAAATAGGGGTAAAGCTTGGTTGTAGTAGTCTAATGCCTGCTGTTTTTCTCCGAGAGAGTTGTAGACTAAGCCCAGATTGTTGAGAGTAGCCGCTTCGCCGCCTCTATATTCCACTGCCCGAAATAGGGGTAAAGCTTGGTTGTAGTAGTCTAATGCTTGCTGTTTCTGTCCCAATGAATCATAAGTGCGACCTAAGACTAAGAGGGCGGTGGCTTCCCATGTCTCATCTTCCACTGCACGATACAATTGCAGTGCTTGTTCAAATTTAGAAATTGCTTCTGTTAGGGATTCTGCTGTACCTTGTCGAAATAGTTGCATTCCCTCTTGATATGCCCTTTCTGCCGCTTGAGTTGGATTTTGTGACTGTTGCGCGAGAAATTCTGGAAAAATCGGCGAAAATTGACCGGGTGTGGCGGCAAAGGACTCGGATAATAATACTATTCCCAAGATTCCTGGTAGGGAGATGAGTGGGAATGAGAATAACCAATTTCGCTGCTGACGTTGACTCATAATAATCGCACCTGGTTTAAATTAACTCAACTTTTCTCAATTACTCGCTTGACGTAAAAGCATTCCGGGGCTGACGACTCCTTCAGCATAACCTTGTCCCAAAATGCCGTCGCGCGATCGCACTACGACTTTTCCGCTACCATTAATTTGAGTGAAAATTGTCTCGCTACCAACTTCATCGAGGTTTGCACCTCCTAACCACAAACTAACGTTATTCCCACTCACTTCGGTAATAACTGCATCGGCTGTAGCTGTTTCCGGGTTGAGAAAATAAGCAGGTTGAGTTTGATAATTAGTTCCCGGTTTGACTTCGTAACCAGGGGTTTGCTTTAATCGTCGGGGAATTTCTGGGACAATTTTAGCGATCGCCTCTGCGACTGTGCTATCCTGCTGCCAAAGATAATTAGTCAACAAATAACTAAAAATTCCGGCGCGAAAACCATTAACATTCACTTCTCTGGCTAATTGTCTCGGATTTGTCGCCGCTAAAACTACACCTTTAGCCACACCTGTACGATAACCGCGCACAAACTCTTCTGGCGACATTTGTAAGCGAGATAACCATTGCTCCTGATAAGCCTTTTCTAAGGGAGAGACTAGCACATTTTTGCCACCAGCACGCGCCCTTACTTGAGCATCTCTGGTTGCACCGCCGGAAAAACAACTATCCAAAACCACCGTAACATTTTCCGTCGGCAATGCAGACATCAGCAAATACAAAGTATGTCCCATGATGTCATTAACTGCGCCTTCAGCATCAGGATAACCCGGAGGAAGGGTACTATCGGAAGGGACAAAAGTACCATTCAGTTGTTCATTTTCGTTAGCAGCTTCGCGAATAATTGGATTAGGATCGAAAATCCGCGAACCATGTCCCGAATAGTGATAAACTACCACATCTCCAGGCTTTGTCTGCTTAATCAAATATTCTTCAAACGCCCCCAAAATCCCTTCGCGACTGGCTTTGTCATCGGCTAAAACGTAGATATCCTGGGGGTTAAAGCCAAAACGATGAATAAGTAACTGACGCTGCAATTCCACATCGTTGAGACATCCCGACAAAGGCTGCGAGGAATATTGATTAATTCCTACAAGTAAAGCTACTTTGCGCGATGTCGTTTGCGCCA
This genomic interval carries:
- a CDS encoding caspase family protein → MSRFSRRNFLQFAATALGSIGVNHLLLQQQAHRYGKVLAQTTSRKVALLVGINQYSSQPLSGCLNDVELQRQLLIHRFGFNPQDIYVLADDKASREGILGAFEEYLIKQTKPGDVVVYHYSGHGSRIFDPNPIIREAANENEQLNGTFVPSDSTLPPGYPDAEGAVNDIMGHTLYLLMSALPTENVTVVLDSCFSGGATRDAQVRARAGGKNVLVSPLEKAYQEQWLSRLQMSPEEFVRGYRTGVAKGVVLAATNPRQLAREVNVNGFRAGIFSYLLTNYLWQQDSTVAEAIAKIVPEIPRRLKQTPGYEVKPGTNYQTQPAYFLNPETATADAVITEVSGNNVSLWLGGANLDEVGSETIFTQINGSGKVVVRSRDGILGQGYAEGVVSPGMLLRQASN